The following proteins are encoded in a genomic region of Natrinema sp. DC36:
- the map gene encoding type II methionyl aminopeptidase — protein sequence MAESEVDLESEQYEKHREAGEILAQVREEAADRVEVGASHLAVAEWAEDRIRELGGKPAFPVNISVDEEAAHATPSIGDETTFGEEMINLDIGVHIDGWLADTAITVDLSGNPELAEASEQALEAALDIVEPGVETGDIGAEIEAVIDGYGYNPVVNLTGHGLGHWEQHTSPNIPNRAVSQGTTLEVGDVVAIEPFATDGGGKVSEGGSEEIFSLEREGTVRNRQARDALEQITEEFRTLPFATRWLETDRAEMALRRLKRNDIVHSYPVLKEDDGFLVSQKEHTIIVTEDGCEVTTAE from the coding sequence ATGGCCGAATCCGAGGTGGACCTCGAGTCCGAGCAGTACGAGAAACATCGCGAGGCTGGCGAGATACTCGCGCAGGTGCGCGAGGAGGCTGCCGACCGCGTCGAGGTCGGCGCGAGCCACCTTGCGGTCGCCGAGTGGGCCGAAGATCGAATTCGTGAACTCGGCGGGAAACCCGCGTTCCCCGTCAACATCTCCGTCGACGAGGAGGCGGCTCACGCGACGCCGTCGATCGGCGACGAGACGACCTTCGGCGAGGAGATGATCAACCTCGATATCGGCGTCCATATCGACGGCTGGTTGGCCGACACTGCGATCACCGTCGACCTCTCGGGCAATCCCGAACTGGCCGAGGCCTCCGAGCAGGCCCTCGAGGCGGCCCTCGACATCGTCGAGCCCGGCGTCGAAACCGGCGATATCGGGGCGGAGATCGAAGCCGTGATCGACGGCTACGGCTACAACCCCGTCGTCAACCTGACCGGTCACGGACTCGGCCACTGGGAACAACACACCAGCCCGAACATCCCCAACCGCGCCGTCTCGCAGGGAACGACGCTCGAGGTCGGTGACGTCGTCGCGATCGAGCCCTTCGCGACCGACGGCGGCGGCAAGGTTAGCGAAGGCGGGAGCGAGGAAATCTTCTCGCTCGAGCGCGAGGGGACCGTCCGGAACCGGCAGGCACGCGATGCGCTCGAACAGATCACCGAGGAGTTCCGGACGTTGCCGTTCGCGACGCGCTGGCTCGAAACGGATCGCGCGGAGATGGCGCTGCGCCGACTCAAACGCAACGACATCGTTCACAGCTATCCCGTTCTCAAGGAAGACGACGGGTTCCTCGTCAGCCAGAAAGAGCACACGATCATCGTCACCGAAGACGGCTGCGAAGTCACGACGGCGGAGTAA
- a CDS encoding HIT domain-containing protein, protein MEQVFAPWRIEWIRREDKNPDIEDCVFCELPEQGTDRENLLVARNEHAFVMLNNYPYNPGHLMVIPHVHTGNYTALDDDVLLDHARLKQRTFDALEAALEPDGFNAGLNLGDGAGGSIDDHLHTHVVPRWQGDTNFMPVLSDTTVIVEALEATYEHVHDAFTAQDGATVPGEDSAVVFE, encoded by the coding sequence ATGGAACAGGTGTTCGCACCGTGGCGGATCGAGTGGATCAGACGCGAGGACAAAAACCCCGATATCGAGGACTGTGTGTTCTGCGAACTGCCGGAACAGGGGACCGATCGGGAGAACCTGCTCGTCGCGCGAAACGAGCACGCGTTCGTCATGCTGAACAACTATCCGTACAATCCGGGGCACCTGATGGTCATCCCACACGTCCACACCGGCAACTACACCGCTCTCGACGACGACGTCCTGCTCGATCACGCACGCCTGAAACAGCGAACGTTCGACGCACTCGAGGCCGCACTCGAGCCGGACGGGTTCAATGCCGGCTTGAACCTCGGCGACGGAGCCGGCGGCTCGATCGACGATCACCTGCACACCCACGTCGTGCCGCGGTGGCAGGGCGACACCAACTTCATGCCGGTACTGAGCGATACCACGGTGATCGTCGAAGCGCTCGAGGCCACCTACGAGCACGTCCACGACGCGTTCACCGCCCAGGACGGGGCGACCGTTCCCGGCGAGGACAGCGCCGTTGTCTTCGAGTAA
- the icd gene encoding isocitrate dehydrogenase (NADP(+)): MSYDKIEVPDEGEQITLKEGTEGEIEVPDNPIIPIIHGDGIGKDVGPAAQKVLEAAAEATGRSINWMRVYAGESAQEKYSENLPDETVEAIREHRVAIKGPLTTPVGSGFRSLNVALRQTLDLYANVRPTYYLDGVPSPMKAPEEMDMVTFRENTEDVYAGIEWEAGTDESEQVRDFVEDEMDFDGIMHEGDIGLGLKPISEKGSKRLVREAIDYAIENDRDKVTLVHKGNIMKFTEGQFGDWGMEVAEEEYPDEEVFAAPDSLWETQDEVDIPEDAVMVEERLADAMLQWMQLRTDEFDILAMPNLNGDYLSDAAGAQIGGLGIAPGGNFGTGRMLAEPVHGSAPKRAGQDMANPTAMILSGRLMFDYLGWDDASDLIRDAVEETISSGKVTYDLERQLEGAEKLATSEYTDEIVDTIEQLS, from the coding sequence ATGAGCTACGACAAGATCGAGGTCCCCGACGAGGGGGAGCAGATTACGCTGAAGGAGGGTACCGAGGGCGAAATCGAGGTGCCCGACAATCCGATTATCCCGATTATCCACGGCGACGGTATCGGGAAAGACGTCGGACCCGCCGCACAGAAGGTCCTTGAAGCCGCCGCGGAAGCGACCGGTCGGAGCATCAACTGGATGCGCGTCTACGCCGGCGAGAGCGCCCAGGAAAAGTACAGCGAGAACCTGCCCGACGAGACCGTCGAGGCGATCAGGGAACACCGCGTCGCGATCAAGGGACCGCTGACGACGCCCGTCGGTTCCGGCTTCCGATCGCTCAACGTCGCCCTTCGACAGACGCTGGACCTGTACGCCAACGTCCGGCCGACCTACTACCTCGACGGCGTGCCGTCACCGATGAAGGCACCCGAGGAGATGGACATGGTGACGTTCCGGGAGAACACCGAAGACGTCTACGCCGGCATCGAGTGGGAGGCCGGCACCGACGAGTCCGAACAGGTCCGGGATTTCGTCGAAGACGAGATGGACTTCGACGGCATCATGCACGAGGGAGACATCGGCCTCGGTCTGAAGCCGATCTCCGAGAAGGGGAGCAAACGCCTCGTCCGCGAGGCCATCGACTACGCCATCGAGAACGACCGCGACAAGGTCACGCTCGTCCACAAGGGCAACATCATGAAGTTCACCGAGGGACAGTTCGGTGACTGGGGGATGGAAGTCGCAGAAGAGGAGTACCCCGACGAGGAGGTCTTCGCCGCGCCCGACTCGCTGTGGGAGACCCAGGACGAGGTCGACATCCCGGAGGACGCCGTCATGGTCGAGGAGCGCCTCGCCGACGCGATGCTCCAGTGGATGCAACTGCGCACCGACGAGTTCGACATCCTCGCGATGCCCAACCTCAACGGTGACTACCTCTCCGACGCCGCCGGCGCCCAGATCGGCGGTCTCGGCATCGCGCCCGGCGGAAACTTCGGCACGGGTCGCATGCTCGCGGAACCGGTCCACGGCTCCGCGCCCAAGCGCGCCGGCCAGGACATGGCGAACCCGACCGCGATGATCCTCTCCGGCCGTCTCATGTTCGACTACCTCGGTTGGGACGACGCGTCGGACCTGATCCGCGACGCCGTCGAGGAGACCATCTCCTCGGGCAAGGTCACCTACGACCTCGAGCGTCAGCTCGAGGGCGCCGAGAAGCTCGCCACCAGCGAGTACACCGACGAGATCGTCGACACTATCGAGCAGCTCTCGTAG
- a CDS encoding GNAT family N-acetyltransferase, which translates to MEDIDVRVVDTDHEREDAFAVRREVFVAEQGVDEELEYDEHDESATHFVAYDGDEPIGAARLREYEANIGKVERVAVLESRRKTGVGGALMATLEQRADAQGFAVLKLHSQTRAADFYRGLGYERRGDEFEEAGIPHVEMQKSL; encoded by the coding sequence ATGGAGGATATCGACGTGCGCGTCGTCGACACCGATCACGAGCGCGAGGACGCCTTCGCGGTCCGTCGCGAGGTGTTCGTCGCGGAGCAGGGCGTCGACGAAGAACTGGAGTACGACGAGCACGACGAGAGCGCGACACACTTCGTCGCCTACGACGGCGACGAACCGATTGGCGCGGCGCGACTGCGCGAGTACGAGGCGAATATCGGCAAGGTCGAACGCGTCGCAGTTCTCGAGTCACGACGGAAGACGGGCGTCGGCGGTGCGCTGATGGCAACGCTCGAGCAGCGGGCCGACGCGCAGGGTTTTGCGGTGCTGAAACTCCACTCGCAGACGCGGGCCGCCGACTTCTATCGTGGGCTGGGCTACGAGCGACGCGGGGACGAGTTCGAGGAAGCCGGAATCCCCCACGTCGAGATGCAAAAGTCGCTGTGA
- a CDS encoding AI-2E family transporter, with protein sequence MAVNLSKGFLLFLVGVFAYLSLLLALPFLQYILGGILVAYVLYPVQGRLEQRVSPSIAAFALVLLAVAVVIVPLVVIVVVVASDARRLIENADPDSFQTAELERLIEEQTGVSVDITSTLADSAQGIGGIALEQSTAWFSALTHTLVGLGLAIFLLYYLLKDGGDLLAWIRELTPLPDEAQDDFYRELDAVMWAVLAGHVLIAIIQGSIAGLGLFATGVPNAVFWTVVMIILSLIPLVGSFLVWGPAVLFLFLTGEPLLAVALFAYSTVVVGLSDDYLRPLLVDRYADLNPAVIILGVLGGVYAFGIMGLFYGPVLLGALMATMDVMKDHYNSLEDIHGMQ encoded by the coding sequence ATGGCCGTGAATCTCAGCAAGGGATTTCTCCTGTTCCTCGTCGGGGTCTTCGCGTACCTCTCGCTGTTGCTCGCGCTTCCGTTCCTCCAGTACATCCTCGGGGGCATTCTCGTCGCCTACGTCCTCTATCCGGTTCAGGGACGCCTCGAGCAGCGGGTCTCGCCGTCGATCGCCGCCTTCGCGCTCGTCCTGCTGGCGGTCGCAGTCGTCATCGTCCCGCTCGTCGTCATCGTCGTGGTGGTCGCCAGCGACGCCCGGCGACTCATCGAAAACGCCGATCCAGACTCGTTCCAGACGGCCGAACTCGAGCGACTCATCGAGGAGCAAACGGGCGTGAGCGTCGATATCACGTCCACGCTGGCCGACTCCGCCCAGGGAATCGGCGGGATAGCCCTCGAGCAGTCGACCGCCTGGTTCAGCGCGCTGACGCACACCCTCGTCGGACTCGGACTCGCGATCTTCCTGCTTTACTACCTGCTCAAGGACGGGGGCGACCTACTCGCCTGGATTCGGGAGTTGACGCCGCTCCCGGACGAGGCCCAGGACGACTTCTACCGAGAGCTGGACGCGGTGATGTGGGCCGTCCTCGCGGGCCACGTCCTGATCGCGATCATTCAGGGGTCCATCGCCGGGCTGGGGCTGTTCGCGACCGGCGTGCCAAACGCCGTGTTCTGGACGGTCGTCATGATCATCCTCTCGCTGATCCCGCTCGTCGGGTCGTTCCTGGTGTGGGGGCCGGCCGTGCTCTTCCTCTTCCTGACGGGCGAACCGCTACTCGCCGTTGCGCTCTTCGCCTACAGCACGGTCGTCGTCGGGCTCTCGGACGACTACCTCCGTCCGCTCCTCGTCGACCGCTACGCCGATCTCAACCCCGCCGTCATCATCCTCGGTGTCCTCGGCGGCGTCTACGCCTTCGGCATCATGGGGCTGTTCTACGGCCCCGTCCTTCTCGGCGCGCTGATGGCGACGATGGACGTGATGAAAGACCACTACAACTCGCTCGAGGACATCCACGGGATGCAATAA
- a CDS encoding tRNA (N(6)-L-threonylcarbamoyladenosine(37)-C(2))-methylthiotransferase: MARYHIETYGCTSNRGESREIERRLRDAGHHQVDGPDEADVAILNTCTVVEKTERNMLRRAEELADETADLFITGCMALAQGEEFARANVDGQVLHWDEVPEAVTNGECPTTTPDAEPILDGVVGILPIARGCMSDCSYCITKQATGKIDSPPIEENVEKARALIHAGAKEIRITGQDTGVYGWDEGERKLHRLLEEICEIEGDFRVRVGMANPKGVHGIREELADVFAANEELYDFLHAPVQSGSDDVLGDMRRQHQVEEYLEVVETFDETLDYWTLSTDFIVGYPTETDHGHAQSMALLRETRPEKINVTRFSKRPGTDAAELKGLGGTVKKERSKEMSAVKRDIVADAYEEMVGETREDVLVVEQGTADSVKCRDSAYRQLIVQHASDYGLEPGDFVDLEVTAHETMYAFGTPI, from the coding sequence ATGGCCCGGTATCACATCGAAACGTACGGGTGTACGTCGAACCGCGGGGAGAGTCGCGAGATCGAGCGACGGCTCCGCGACGCGGGTCATCATCAGGTCGACGGTCCCGACGAGGCCGACGTCGCCATCCTCAACACCTGCACCGTCGTCGAGAAGACCGAGCGCAATATGCTCCGGCGGGCCGAAGAGCTGGCCGACGAGACGGCCGACCTCTTCATTACGGGCTGTATGGCCCTCGCACAGGGCGAGGAATTCGCGCGGGCGAACGTCGACGGTCAGGTCCTCCACTGGGACGAGGTACCCGAAGCCGTCACCAACGGCGAGTGTCCGACGACGACTCCCGACGCGGAACCCATCCTCGACGGCGTCGTCGGCATCCTCCCCATCGCGCGCGGGTGCATGTCCGACTGCTCGTACTGCATCACCAAGCAGGCCACCGGCAAGATCGACTCGCCGCCGATCGAGGAAAACGTCGAGAAAGCCCGCGCACTGATCCACGCCGGCGCGAAGGAGATCAGAATTACGGGCCAGGACACCGGCGTCTACGGCTGGGACGAGGGCGAGCGCAAACTCCACCGCCTGCTCGAGGAGATCTGCGAGATCGAGGGCGATTTCCGCGTTCGCGTGGGGATGGCCAACCCGAAGGGCGTCCACGGCATCCGCGAGGAGTTGGCCGACGTCTTCGCCGCGAACGAGGAGCTGTACGATTTCCTCCACGCGCCCGTTCAGTCCGGAAGCGACGACGTGCTAGGAGACATGCGACGCCAGCATCAGGTCGAGGAGTACCTCGAGGTCGTCGAGACCTTCGACGAAACCCTCGACTACTGGACGCTGTCGACGGACTTCATCGTCGGCTACCCCACCGAAACCGACCACGGCCACGCGCAGTCGATGGCCCTGCTCCGCGAGACTCGCCCGGAGAAGATCAACGTCACTCGCTTCTCGAAGCGCCCCGGCACCGACGCCGCCGAGCTGAAGGGACTGGGCGGCACGGTCAAGAAGGAACGCTCGAAGGAGATGAGCGCGGTCAAGCGCGACATCGTCGCCGACGCCTACGAAGAGATGGTCGGCGAGACGCGCGAGGACGTTCTCGTCGTCGAGCAGGGCACCGCCGACTCCGTGAAGTGTCGCGACTCGGCCTACCGGCAGCTCATCGTGCAGCACGCGAGCGACTACGGCCTCGAACCCGGTGATTTCGTCGACCTCGAGGTAACGGCCCACGAGACGATGTACGCGTTCGGAACGCCGATCTGA
- a CDS encoding helix-turn-helix domain-containing protein — translation MAESERATRRRGDELLPEQSILSLEEYLAMQRSIGNETRFRVLNALVEVGSQSASELRDRLEIESNVLHYHLDELVDVGLVENRKRKESDSNGLYSYYRATSLGEGILERGVRELMRREWETLEEYSA, via the coding sequence ATGGCCGAATCCGAGCGCGCGACACGACGGCGCGGGGACGAACTGCTGCCCGAGCAGAGTATTCTCTCGCTCGAGGAGTACCTCGCGATGCAGCGTTCGATCGGCAACGAGACGCGGTTTCGCGTCCTGAACGCGCTCGTCGAAGTCGGGTCTCAGAGCGCCAGCGAGTTACGCGACCGCCTCGAGATCGAGTCGAACGTGCTTCACTACCATCTCGATGAGCTCGTCGATGTCGGTCTCGTGGAGAATAGAAAACGCAAGGAATCCGACAGCAACGGGCTCTACTCGTACTATCGGGCGACCTCGCTCGGCGAGGGTATTCTGGAACGCGGCGTCCGCGAACTGATGCGGCGGGAGTGGGAGACACTCGAGGAGTATAGCGCCTGA
- a CDS encoding redoxin domain-containing protein has protein sequence MPPTEGETAPDFEALLCDGETFRSTTLADALGARGGVLVSTGFAFSAIAQNWWKQFVRAGWGEFDDVSVLGVSRDGPYAQNEFLRWLDESGFRFFADVNGEIGDSLDLLADRDHMANVSTPWRSAFVLDPDREVRYAFVADDWISPLPREEIEEAVAAL, from the coding sequence ATGCCACCGACCGAGGGCGAGACCGCTCCGGACTTCGAGGCGCTTCTCTGCGACGGCGAAACGTTCCGCTCGACGACGCTTGCCGACGCGCTCGGCGCTCGAGGCGGCGTTCTGGTCTCGACCGGCTTCGCGTTCAGCGCTATCGCACAGAACTGGTGGAAACAGTTCGTTCGCGCCGGCTGGGGCGAATTCGACGACGTTTCGGTACTCGGCGTGAGCCGGGACGGCCCCTACGCGCAAAACGAGTTCCTCCGCTGGCTGGACGAGTCGGGATTTCGCTTTTTCGCCGACGTGAACGGTGAGATCGGCGATTCGCTCGATCTGCTTGCCGACCGCGATCACATGGCGAACGTCTCGACCCCGTGGCGCTCCGCGTTCGTCCTCGACCCCGACCGCGAGGTGCGGTACGCCTTCGTCGCGGACGACTGGATCTCGCCGCTCCCCCGCGAGGAGATCGAGGAGGCCGTTGCAGCCCTCTGA
- a CDS encoding divalent metal cation transporter translates to MATEQQTVGAGRIGAVLDRLGPTWLAGAIAAGPATMASLLVAGASFGYALLWVVVLSAVLGTVGQYLAMRLGLLTEAGIVTVVERHLGSFWAWVLVVDVVLAAGLAQLVIMKTLAGVSATIVESAGVGTAALIDPRFWGVLWAVILALGLAGGGYRLAEVGAKLLVSIVVVAFVASAFVVPIDPVAAASGLKPAIPAGVDGALVAAGILGGAVHITLLTMQSYTMRARGWTARDADIATFDVVSSMFVAFGIFSLGVFLVAASVLPSAGVDPATIDGVGAAQTLGPIAGEYATWLFLAGLLGAAVSTLGGNTIVPPYLLADKLDWEQSVTDGRYRAAIVAVALASAVGAFLEGAFFQLLVLTLAFGLVGTPFAIAVILSLLNDPAVVPETNSLPANFGGLALFVVAVVLAGEFVLAELETVTEPASAFVVAFAAAMVLALVGLAGRFVQDRIAAN, encoded by the coding sequence ATGGCAACCGAGCAGCAGACGGTCGGAGCGGGGCGAATCGGGGCAGTACTCGATCGATTGGGGCCGACGTGGCTCGCCGGCGCGATCGCGGCGGGACCGGCGACGATGGCCAGTCTGCTCGTTGCTGGTGCGAGCTTCGGCTACGCGCTACTGTGGGTTGTCGTGTTATCTGCCGTTCTGGGAACGGTCGGCCAGTATCTCGCGATGCGGCTGGGGCTGCTCACCGAAGCGGGGATCGTCACAGTCGTCGAGCGCCACCTCGGCTCGTTCTGGGCCTGGGTGCTCGTGGTCGATGTCGTGCTGGCCGCCGGGCTCGCCCAGCTCGTCATCATGAAGACGCTGGCGGGCGTGAGCGCGACGATCGTCGAAAGCGCGGGAGTCGGTACCGCCGCGCTGATCGATCCGCGATTCTGGGGCGTGCTCTGGGCGGTGATCCTCGCACTGGGGCTCGCGGGCGGTGGCTATCGGCTCGCGGAGGTCGGTGCCAAGCTCCTCGTCTCGATCGTCGTCGTCGCGTTCGTCGCGAGCGCGTTCGTCGTCCCGATCGATCCGGTCGCGGCAGCGAGTGGTCTGAAACCCGCGATTCCGGCCGGCGTCGACGGGGCGCTCGTCGCCGCGGGGATCCTCGGCGGTGCGGTCCACATCACGCTGCTGACGATGCAGAGTTACACGATGCGCGCCCGCGGCTGGACCGCCCGCGACGCGGACATCGCGACGTTCGACGTCGTCAGTTCCATGTTCGTCGCCTTCGGGATCTTCAGCCTCGGCGTCTTTCTCGTCGCGGCGAGCGTCCTGCCCTCGGCCGGCGTCGATCCGGCGACGATCGACGGCGTCGGAGCCGCCCAGACGCTCGGTCCGATCGCCGGCGAGTACGCCACGTGGCTGTTCCTCGCCGGCCTCCTCGGTGCGGCGGTCTCGACCCTCGGCGGCAACACGATCGTCCCGCCGTACCTCCTCGCCGACAAACTCGACTGGGAGCAGTCCGTCACCGACGGCCGGTACCGGGCCGCCATCGTCGCCGTCGCGCTCGCTTCGGCCGTCGGCGCGTTCCTCGAGGGAGCGTTCTTCCAGTTACTCGTCCTCACGCTGGCGTTCGGACTCGTCGGGACGCCATTCGCCATCGCGGTGATCCTCTCCTTGCTGAACGATCCCGCGGTCGTCCCCGAAACGAACTCGCTGCCGGCGAATTTCGGCGGCCTCGCGCTGTTCGTCGTCGCAGTCGTCCTCGCCGGCGAATTCGTCCTCGCGGAACTCGAGACGGTCACCGAACCGGCGTCGGCGTTCGTCGTCGCGTTCGCCGCGGCGATGGTACTGGCACTCGTCGGCCTGGCCGGGCGATTCGTCCAGGATCGAATCGCCGCGAACTGA
- a CDS encoding glutathione S-transferase N-terminal domain-containing protein has protein sequence MLTLYQLEGCPYCELVADRLDELEIDYDSVWVEGLHSKRDEVKRVSGQRQVPVVVDEEYGVTMAESERILDYLETTHA, from the coding sequence ATGCTCACGCTCTACCAGTTGGAAGGCTGCCCGTACTGCGAACTGGTCGCCGACCGCCTCGACGAACTCGAGATCGACTACGACAGCGTCTGGGTCGAGGGGCTGCACTCGAAGCGCGACGAGGTCAAGCGCGTCTCGGGCCAGCGACAGGTCCCCGTCGTCGTCGACGAAGAGTACGGCGTGACGATGGCCGAATCGGAGCGGATTCTCGACTACCTCGAAACGACTCACGCCTGA
- a CDS encoding DUF547 domain-containing protein encodes MSTQLDPLSLSADLLYAVKTEGDADPFRERLATLERSQLDRALSNREGKLAFWLNCYNAYAQLLLEEEADDDLFEGGLLDQWKFFARDQVPVSGVWLSLNDIEHGLLRSSKLPWGLGYLPRPFPTAFERQFRLAECDPRIHFALSHGDDHCPPTAIYSPRDVDEELDIAIEWFLEENVTYDPEDGTATVPRLFRRYRGDFRGTSGIVAFLREYNAVPPDATPSLEYERIDWSADLDVDMDGHGDDIRR; translated from the coding sequence ATGTCGACTCAGCTCGATCCCCTCTCGCTCTCGGCGGATCTCCTCTATGCGGTCAAAACGGAGGGCGACGCCGATCCGTTTCGGGAGCGCCTCGCGACGCTCGAGCGGTCGCAGCTGGACCGAGCGCTGTCCAATCGCGAGGGCAAACTGGCCTTCTGGCTCAACTGTTACAACGCGTACGCCCAGCTCCTACTGGAGGAAGAGGCGGACGATGACCTGTTCGAGGGCGGGTTGCTCGACCAGTGGAAGTTCTTCGCGCGCGATCAGGTTCCTGTCAGCGGAGTCTGGCTGAGTCTCAACGACATCGAACACGGGCTGCTCCGTAGTTCGAAACTGCCGTGGGGCCTCGGCTACCTCCCGCGGCCGTTTCCCACGGCGTTCGAGCGCCAGTTCCGCCTCGCGGAGTGCGATCCGCGGATCCACTTCGCGCTGAGCCACGGCGACGACCACTGCCCCCCGACCGCGATCTACTCGCCGCGAGACGTCGACGAGGAACTCGATATCGCCATCGAGTGGTTCCTCGAGGAGAACGTCACCTACGATCCCGAGGACGGCACTGCGACGGTCCCGCGGCTCTTCCGGCGGTATCGTGGCGACTTCAGGGGCACGAGCGGTATCGTCGCGTTCCTCCGAGAGTACAACGCTGTCCCGCCCGACGCGACCCCGTCGCTCGAGTACGAGCGCATCGACTGGTCGGCGGACCTCGATGTCGATATGGACGGCCACGGCGACGACATCCGGCGGTAG
- a CDS encoding winged helix-turn-helix transcriptional regulator produces MTETRQEIHAHVRANAGVHFNELVRESAFAPGQVQYHVRRLLEDDRLVREEWYGRTHYYPPAYDAWERTALALFRRETTREIVTHLIEREPAAPADVADALGVARSTLEYHLDRLVDHEIVDKRYDERNRVVLTLANPDATGRLLTTVTPTVPDRLIDRFTRLVDELLASTDETQ; encoded by the coding sequence ATGACAGAGACACGCCAGGAGATTCACGCCCACGTTCGCGCCAACGCCGGCGTTCACTTCAACGAACTCGTCAGGGAGTCGGCATTCGCACCGGGGCAGGTCCAGTACCACGTCCGTCGACTGCTCGAGGACGACCGACTCGTCCGCGAGGAGTGGTACGGCCGGACTCACTACTACCCGCCGGCGTACGACGCGTGGGAGCGGACCGCGCTGGCGCTGTTCCGTCGGGAAACCACTCGCGAGATCGTCACCCACCTGATCGAACGCGAACCTGCCGCGCCCGCCGATGTCGCCGATGCGCTCGGTGTCGCCCGCAGCACGCTCGAGTACCACCTCGATCGGCTGGTCGACCACGAGATCGTCGACAAACGATACGACGAGCGAAACCGCGTCGTCCTCACGCTCGCAAATCCCGACGCGACCGGCCGGCTGTTGACGACGGTGACGCCGACGGTGCCCGATCGGCTTATCGATCGGTTTACGCGGCTCGTCGACGAGTTACTCGCGAGCACCGACGAGACGCAGTAG
- a CDS encoding mechanosensitive ion channel domain-containing protein, giving the protein MSELTRLEELIAAYLSLLDNVATFLVTVALVYAIGRFAVQPLVSTALRYRGTERTLQQGLERVVAISVIAAAVVIGLSIAGLSFVLDRAAILVAALTVALGFAAQNAVGNFVSGVFIVTDPSFNIGDWIRWDDQEGIIEDISFRSTRVRTFDNETVTVPNSELTAGTVTNAVLNDRLRLQVPVAVSYADDLDTVSRVLTDVAVDHPEILANPEPTARIAALDDAVQVVALFWIADPDRSTYGRIRSEYAREIVARLEREGIDLGAATPRALEESISAGRAPGARAGTDDIGDGSGK; this is encoded by the coding sequence GTGTCCGAACTGACTCGGCTCGAGGAACTGATCGCGGCGTATCTCTCCCTGCTCGACAACGTCGCGACCTTTCTGGTGACGGTCGCGCTGGTGTACGCGATCGGTCGGTTCGCCGTTCAGCCGCTCGTGAGTACTGCGTTGCGGTATCGAGGCACCGAACGGACGCTTCAGCAGGGCCTCGAGCGAGTCGTGGCCATCAGCGTGATCGCGGCCGCCGTCGTAATCGGACTCTCGATCGCCGGCCTCAGTTTCGTTCTCGACCGGGCGGCGATCCTGGTCGCCGCGCTGACGGTCGCGCTCGGGTTCGCCGCCCAGAACGCGGTGGGAAACTTCGTCAGCGGCGTGTTCATCGTCACCGATCCGTCGTTCAACATCGGCGACTGGATCCGCTGGGACGATCAGGAGGGAATCATCGAAGACATCAGTTTCCGGTCGACGCGCGTCCGCACGTTCGACAACGAGACCGTCACGGTACCGAACTCGGAGTTGACGGCGGGCACGGTCACCAACGCCGTCCTGAACGATCGACTCCGATTGCAGGTCCCGGTCGCGGTCAGCTACGCCGACGATCTCGATACCGTCTCCCGCGTTTTGACCGATGTCGCGGTCGACCACCCTGAAATCCTCGCGAACCCCGAGCCGACCGCTCGGATCGCGGCCCTCGATGACGCGGTACAGGTCGTCGCGCTGTTCTGGATCGCCGACCCGGACCGCAGCACGTACGGCCGCATCCGCTCGGAGTACGCCCGCGAAATCGTCGCGCGCCTCGAGCGGGAGGGGATCGATCTCGGGGCGGCGACGCCGCGGGCGCTCGAGGAGTCGATCAGCGCCGGCCGAGCACCGGGAGCTCGAGCGGGTACCGACGATATCGGCGACGGGAGCGGGAAGTGA